The following coding sequences are from one Beggiatoa alba B18LD window:
- a CDS encoding SpoIIE family protein phosphatase, protein MAITCIILMLIAAGIFYMQFKSRYDVTLGDIKASFESRLLTIDYVMQTATNQVQRMKIQAQNYLISHPSPPTDLTLLEALQEDKAQKTYNLDQLPTTYNIHMIGNLTGEGSLRNRTADFYRELAMALDLNSAYQGIETTIPNIAWVYYTSKNQFINIYPWVKSADFHFSAELYTHEFYTLGLPENNPSKSVFWTSAYIDEAGKGLMVTSAAPVYEKQTFLGTVALDFTLDILNNLLDHFAYVDTPLFIINKNQLLAHSQLVSSKDKTIKPIQSAFPDELQPQLAKILSNSTQDFFYHDGYWIIKQSFKNVPWQLVYWVSHQTILKEAFYSTSLGFLVLLPAIIIILMIALYLTRREFIHPANLLVQHIEAENQGKTTVIPKVPVAWQAWFETVSQAFRENRTLVKKLELYNASLEAMVAERTLEISKLNERLSAENMRMGTELETTRRLQQMILPKKQELKAIHGLDIASFMEPATEVGGDYYDVLEYDGHIKIGIGDITGHGLESGVLMLMVQTAVRTLLANQETDPLRFMNTLNRIVYDNVNRMNSDRNLSLLLLDYHPSLGTDTGHGTLHLSGQHEEIILVRANGKVERIDTQDLGFPLGLEANIESFVAQTGIELASGDGLVLYTDGIPEACNRQNEMYGVERLCTVVSRHWSKTVDEICQAVIADVRMHIDDYKVFDDITLLILKQQ, encoded by the coding sequence ATGGCAATCACTTGTATTATTTTAATGTTGATTGCGGCGGGTATTTTTTATATGCAGTTTAAGTCACGCTATGATGTGACATTAGGCGATATTAAAGCATCGTTTGAATCTCGTTTATTAACAATAGATTATGTTATGCAAACGGCAACAAATCAAGTGCAACGGATGAAGATACAGGCACAAAATTATTTAATCTCTCATCCTAGCCCCCCCACAGATTTAACTTTATTAGAGGCATTACAAGAAGATAAGGCGCAAAAAACTTATAATTTGGATCAATTACCTACAACCTATAATATTCATATGATTGGTAATTTAACAGGGGAGGGTAGTTTGCGAAATCGTACTGCCGATTTTTATCGAGAACTTGCAATGGCGTTAGATTTAAACTCTGCTTATCAAGGGATTGAGACTACCATACCGAATATTGCATGGGTTTACTATACGTCAAAAAACCAATTTATAAATATTTATCCTTGGGTTAAATCAGCCGATTTTCATTTTTCCGCCGAATTATATACCCATGAGTTTTATACATTAGGATTACCAGAGAATAACCCAAGTAAATCAGTTTTTTGGACGAGTGCGTACATTGATGAAGCGGGAAAAGGTTTGATGGTGACAAGTGCCGCACCTGTGTATGAAAAACAAACCTTTTTAGGAACTGTTGCGTTGGATTTTACTTTAGATATTTTAAACAACTTATTAGACCATTTTGCTTATGTAGATACACCACTTTTTATTATTAATAAAAATCAGTTATTAGCGCATAGTCAATTAGTAAGTTCTAAGGATAAAACCATAAAACCCATTCAATCTGCATTTCCTGATGAGTTACAACCGCAGTTAGCAAAAATATTATCCAATTCAACGCAAGATTTTTTTTATCATGATGGTTATTGGATTATTAAACAATCTTTTAAAAATGTGCCATGGCAATTGGTGTATTGGGTATCTCATCAAACAATTCTTAAAGAAGCTTTTTATTCAACCAGTTTAGGGTTTTTAGTTTTATTGCCTGCAATTATCATTATCTTAATGATTGCATTATATTTAACCCGTAGAGAGTTCATTCATCCTGCTAATTTATTGGTTCAACATATAGAGGCTGAAAATCAGGGGAAAACAACGGTTATTCCTAAAGTCCCTGTTGCATGGCAAGCATGGTTTGAAACAGTTTCGCAGGCGTTTCGAGAAAATCGTACTTTAGTTAAAAAACTGGAGTTATATAACGCTTCATTAGAAGCCATGGTTGCTGAAAGAACATTAGAAATTAGTAAATTAAACGAAAGGTTAAGTGCAGAAAATATGCGAATGGGGACGGAGTTGGAAACTACGCGCCGTTTGCAACAAATGATTTTGCCAAAAAAGCAGGAGTTAAAAGCTATTCATGGTTTAGATATCGCCAGTTTTATGGAACCTGCGACGGAAGTTGGTGGTGATTATTATGATGTGTTGGAATATGACGGTCATATTAAAATTGGGATTGGCGACATTACGGGACATGGCTTAGAAAGTGGTGTATTGATGTTGATGGTACAAACCGCTGTACGAACGTTATTAGCTAATCAAGAAACTGACCCTTTGCGGTTTATGAATACGTTAAATCGTATCGTTTATGACAATGTTAATCGAATGAATTCAGACCGTAACTTATCGTTATTATTGTTAGATTACCATCCGTCATTAGGTACAGATACAGGTCATGGGACATTGCATTTAAGTGGGCAACATGAGGAAATTATCCTTGTTCGTGCTAATGGCAAGGTTGAACGCATTGATACCCAAGATTTAGGTTTTCCGTTGGGATTAGAGGCAAATATTGAAAGTTTCGTTGCGCAAACAGGGATAGAATTAGCATCAGGTGATGGTTTAGTGCTTTATACCGATGGTATTCCTGAAGCCTGTAATCGTCAGAATGAAATGTACGGCGTTGAACGTTTATGCACGGTTGTCAGTCGCCATTGGTCAAAAACGGTGGATGAAATTTGTCAGGCGGTCATTGCTGATGTACGTATGCATATTGATGATTACAAAGTTTTTGACGATATTACCCTCTTAATTTTGAAACAACAGTAG
- a CDS encoding TPM domain-containing protein yields MLTKYFNHDAFKTRLWETIAQIEQQSLVEIVVIIKPRSDTYIDASLWCGAFFSLLTYTFFMFSPWVFGDYLIYTGTIIAFTLGTILSIFLPYLKRVVLTKKRLKRQVEIMARALFQKAGIYNTHSRAGVFIYFSLFERCVYILPDNAAYSAIPFDEWDNLNQQFHQIFTTANPAITLLKTLSQTRTLFHRYLPPVENDINELPDDLEVNL; encoded by the coding sequence ATGCTAACAAAATACTTCAACCACGACGCATTCAAAACCCGTCTTTGGGAAACAATTGCGCAAATAGAACAACAGTCACTTGTTGAAATTGTTGTGATTATTAAACCACGCTCAGATACTTACATTGATGCTAGTTTATGGTGTGGTGCATTCTTCAGCTTACTGACATACACCTTTTTTATGTTTTCACCGTGGGTTTTTGGAGACTATCTCATTTACACAGGAACGATTATTGCCTTTACGCTTGGCACTATCCTGAGCATATTCCTACCCTATTTAAAACGAGTCGTATTGACAAAAAAACGCTTAAAGCGTCAAGTAGAAATTATGGCACGTGCGCTTTTTCAAAAAGCAGGCATTTATAACACCCATAGTCGCGCAGGCGTTTTTATTTATTTCTCTTTATTTGAACGATGTGTTTATATCCTGCCTGATAACGCTGCCTACTCTGCAATTCCTTTTGATGAATGGGACAACTTAAATCAACAATTTCATCAAATATTTACAACAGCAAACCCTGCCATCACTTTATTAAAAACACTGAGCCAGACACGAACACTGTTTCATCGATATCTCCCCCCCGTTGAAAATGACATTAACGAACTTCCCGACGATTTAGAGGTGAATTTATGA
- a CDS encoding Tim44 domain-containing protein, translating to MKLKLKIVAISFTLFVLLAPIHLVFVPSTPLGIMPTVQLHDVEARPGGGSSFRSSGRRSSSSSSSSRSSSGSSFSWGSSSSSIDVDLDFGEFIAIILIIIAILIIHYYYQKYDEKRTRRVVSSKATKDNLTNKLQLTDNRLTQVRDRDPSFSRVLFLDFVHSLYHKYYNYRGNEKMQFLSPYLSQGILNEANKPQYKNQRVTEIVVGSLNITEVGEWTNNEGIKVEIEANYTVSYSDKKEVYRHIVREAWFLVRQKGTQSAPPEKMQSITCPQCGAPAHFNDAGKCEYCESIIKRGVMQWSLDRRTVLSDEQFSAQLLGTYAEEEGTELATIRQTNLAKQQQDFAQAHNFSEFDNFWRNFESHIVKEFFLAIYAAWTAQNWQTVRHLLSDRLYETNEFWIQQYKAQGLVNRLDNIKIQKIVLAKVECDKYYEAITVRIYASCNDYVTDKKGKVIGGAKNKARKFTEYWTFIRRTGVEKPESEFDLHHCPSCGAPLDKMSMAAECGYCGSKVSTGNFSWVLSLITQDEVYQG from the coding sequence ATGAAATTGAAATTAAAAATCGTCGCTATCAGCTTTACCCTATTTGTATTACTCGCCCCTATTCATCTGGTTTTTGTTCCTTCTACCCCACTGGGTATTATGCCCACAGTGCAACTACACGATGTAGAAGCCCGTCCTGGTGGTGGCTCATCCTTCCGCTCATCTGGTCGACGCTCTTCATCTTCCTCATCCTCCTCCCGCTCATCGTCAGGTTCTTCTTTTTCATGGGGAAGCAGTAGCAGCAGTATTGATGTCGATTTAGATTTTGGTGAATTTATCGCGATTATCCTGATTATTATCGCAATACTGATTATTCATTATTACTATCAAAAGTATGATGAAAAACGCACGCGCCGCGTAGTTAGCTCTAAAGCGACTAAAGACAACTTAACCAATAAATTGCAACTGACTGATAATCGCCTCACTCAAGTTCGTGACCGTGACCCTAGTTTTTCAAGGGTTCTATTTTTAGATTTTGTACACTCGCTGTATCACAAATACTATAACTATCGTGGTAACGAAAAAATGCAATTTCTAAGCCCTTATCTTTCACAAGGAATTTTAAACGAAGCCAATAAACCACAATATAAAAACCAACGTGTTACTGAAATCGTGGTCGGTAGCTTAAACATTACCGAGGTGGGAGAATGGACAAATAACGAAGGCATTAAAGTAGAAATTGAAGCAAACTATACAGTTAGTTACAGCGATAAAAAAGAAGTCTATCGCCATATTGTGCGTGAAGCATGGTTTTTAGTCCGCCAAAAAGGCACACAATCCGCCCCGCCTGAAAAAATGCAAAGCATTACTTGCCCCCAATGTGGCGCGCCTGCTCACTTTAATGATGCAGGAAAATGTGAATACTGCGAATCTATTATTAAACGCGGTGTTATGCAATGGAGTTTAGACCGTCGAACCGTATTAAGCGACGAACAATTTAGTGCGCAATTACTTGGCACTTATGCTGAAGAAGAAGGTACAGAATTAGCCACTATTCGCCAAACTAACCTTGCAAAACAGCAACAAGATTTTGCACAAGCGCATAATTTCAGCGAATTCGACAATTTCTGGCGCAATTTTGAATCACATATCGTTAAAGAATTCTTTTTAGCGATTTATGCCGCATGGACAGCGCAAAATTGGCAAACAGTCCGCCATTTATTATCTGACCGTTTATATGAAACCAATGAGTTTTGGATTCAACAATATAAAGCGCAAGGCTTAGTCAACCGCTTAGATAATATTAAAATTCAAAAAATTGTCCTCGCTAAAGTCGAATGTGACAAATACTACGAAGCGATAACCGTCCGTATTTACGCCAGTTGTAACGACTATGTTACGGATAAAAAAGGAAAGGTTATCGGCGGCGCGAAAAATAAAGCCCGTAAATTTACTGAATACTGGACATTTATCCGTCGGACAGGCGTAGAAAAGCCAGAAAGTGAATTCGATTTGCACCACTGCCCCAGTTGTGGCGCGCCTTTGGATAAAATGAGCATGGCGGCAGAATGTGGCTACTGTGGCTCAAAAGTCAGTACGGGGAATTTCTCTTGGGTGCTTTCACTCATTACCCAAGACGAAGTTTATCAAGGTTAA
- a CDS encoding argininosuccinate synthase, whose protein sequence is MSDIKKVVLAYSGGLDTSIILKWLQDEYHCEVVTFTADIGQGEELEPARAKAQKLGVKEIHILDLREEFVRDFVFPMFRANSLYEGEYLLGTSIARPLIAKYLVEIANSAQADAISHGATGKGNDQVRFELGAYALKPEVKVIAPWREWDLNSREKLLAYAEKHDIPIERKKGESPYSMDANLLHISYEGKGLENPWQEPEEDMWRWSVAPEVAPDKATTLELTYEKGDIVAIDGQAMSPATVLTYLNKVGGANGIGRADLVENRYVGMKSRGCYETPGGTIMLKAHRAIESITLDREVAHLKDDLMPRYASLIYNGYWWSPERHMLQTMIDASQATVNGKVRVKLYKGNVIVTGRASETDSLFDTSIATFEDDGGAYNQKDAEGFIKLNALRMRIAARLQQTRKK, encoded by the coding sequence ATGAGCGACATCAAAAAAGTAGTGCTCGCCTATTCAGGCGGATTAGATACTTCCATTATTCTCAAATGGTTACAAGATGAGTATCATTGCGAGGTTGTCACATTTACCGCAGATATCGGGCAAGGAGAAGAATTAGAGCCTGCTCGCGCAAAAGCGCAAAAGTTAGGCGTGAAAGAAATTCACATTTTAGATTTACGCGAAGAATTCGTCCGCGATTTCGTATTTCCTATGTTTCGTGCTAATAGCTTGTATGAAGGGGAATATTTACTCGGTACATCCATTGCCCGCCCGTTAATCGCTAAGTATTTAGTGGAAATTGCCAATAGTGCGCAGGCGGATGCGATTTCTCACGGTGCAACGGGTAAAGGTAACGACCAAGTTCGTTTTGAATTAGGGGCTTATGCGTTAAAACCTGAAGTGAAAGTTATTGCACCTTGGCGCGAATGGGATTTAAACTCCCGTGAAAAATTATTAGCTTATGCAGAAAAACATGATATTCCCATCGAACGGAAAAAAGGCGAATCCCCTTATTCTATGGATGCGAATTTGTTGCATATTTCTTATGAAGGCAAAGGCTTAGAAAACCCTTGGCAAGAGCCTGAGGAAGATATGTGGCGGTGGTCTGTTGCCCCTGAAGTTGCGCCTGATAAAGCGACAACTTTAGAATTGACTTATGAAAAGGGGGATATTGTCGCCATTGACGGTCAAGCCATGAGTCCTGCGACTGTTTTAACTTATTTGAATAAAGTCGGCGGTGCGAATGGTATCGGGCGTGCAGACTTAGTCGAAAACCGTTACGTTGGGATGAAATCTCGTGGTTGCTATGAAACCCCCGGTGGCACAATTATGTTAAAAGCCCATCGTGCGATTGAATCTATTACGTTAGACCGCGAAGTTGCGCATTTAAAAGATGATTTAATGCCTCGTTATGCGAGCTTGATTTATAACGGTTATTGGTGGAGTCCTGAACGTCACATGTTGCAAACCATGATTGATGCCTCTCAAGCAACGGTCAACGGTAAAGTGCGGGTTAAGTTGTATAAAGGCAATGTGATTGTGACAGGACGCGCTTCAGAGACAGATAGCTTATTCGATACCAGCATCGCAACGTTTGAAGATGATGGTGGCGCGTATAATCAGAAAGATGCAGAAGGTTTTATTAAATTAAATGCCTTACGGATGCGAATTGCTGCACGGTTGCAACAAACTCGTAAGAAGTAA
- a CDS encoding Bcr/CflA family multidrug efflux MFS transporter: MRNPQSLTTAMILAACVALGPLSTDMYLPSLPMLVGVFSTSIDQVQLTLSVFLFGFAVGQLIYGPLADRFGRKPIMLLGMFIFTVATIICIFVQTIDGLIICRFFQAIGGCVGPVLGRTVVRDIYGAVKAAKMLSYIATAMALAPAFAPIIGGYLATWFSWHAVFVLLSIYGVLMLWLVWAYVPETRPEESQAVLNPLIILKNYTVLVLNRQYNGYVLCCSFAYGGLFAFISGSSFVLIDFLGVEKQHFGYFFGVIIIGYMAGTLIAGRFSLRWGINRLVLLGVVLMTGAGLTMVTAAILQIYTVWVVILPMMFFSAGGGIVMPQAMAGALAPFPEMTGTASALFGFTQSMMAALTGMLVGHLHSGTSFVMASSIALMGIASLVSYFSLIHFQRPVAH; the protein is encoded by the coding sequence ATGCGTAATCCACAATCATTAACAACGGCGATGATTCTTGCGGCATGTGTTGCTTTAGGACCATTATCGACCGATATGTATTTACCCAGTTTACCGATGCTTGTCGGTGTTTTTTCCACATCAATTGATCAGGTGCAATTAACCTTAAGCGTTTTTTTATTTGGGTTTGCGGTTGGACAGCTAATTTATGGGCCACTGGCTGACCGTTTTGGACGTAAACCTATCATGTTATTAGGTATGTTTATTTTTACGGTTGCAACGATTATTTGCATTTTTGTACAAACCATTGACGGTCTAATTATCTGTCGGTTTTTCCAAGCAATAGGGGGATGTGTAGGACCTGTATTAGGCAGAACGGTTGTACGGGATATTTATGGTGCGGTGAAAGCAGCAAAAATGTTGTCGTATATTGCAACGGCAATGGCTCTCGCGCCTGCGTTTGCGCCGATTATTGGGGGATATTTAGCAACATGGTTTAGCTGGCATGCCGTGTTTGTTTTATTAAGCATTTATGGGGTGTTAATGCTTTGGTTGGTTTGGGCTTATGTCCCTGAAACTCGACCAGAGGAAAGCCAAGCAGTTTTAAATCCGTTGATTATTTTAAAGAATTATACGGTTTTAGTTTTAAATAGGCAGTATAACGGTTATGTATTGTGCTGTAGCTTTGCTTATGGGGGCTTATTTGCTTTTATTTCAGGTTCATCCTTTGTCTTAATCGATTTTTTAGGTGTTGAAAAACAGCATTTTGGTTATTTTTTTGGCGTGATAATTATTGGTTACATGGCAGGCACACTCATTGCGGGGCGGTTTAGTTTGCGTTGGGGAATTAATCGTTTAGTGTTACTGGGCGTTGTGTTGATGACAGGCGCAGGCTTAACCATGGTTACAGCGGCTATTTTACAAATTTATACTGTGTGGGTTGTCATTCTACCGATGATGTTTTTTTCAGCGGGTGGCGGTATTGTGATGCCACAAGCGATGGCGGGCGCGCTCGCGCCGTTTCCTGAAATGACGGGTACGGCTTCTGCTTTATTTGGGTTTACACAATCTATGATGGCGGCTTTAACAGGTATGTTGGTCGGTCATTTGCATTCAGGTACATCTTTTGTGATGGCAAGTAGTATTGCTTTGATGGGGATTGCAAGTTTAGTGAGCTATTTTAGCTTAATTCACTTTCAACGACCTGTTGCACATTAA
- a CDS encoding ATP-binding protein: MQQIVSLDNLPKLSQPFIGRRVLLADIDAAFFSQTVSMVTLTAAAGVGKSMLLRAWLDAIAPQYQNVNAVFGWSFYGQGNDYPQFSSSLFFEQALHFFGHQAEIPRQDDVKAKRLVELLREQSFILLLDGLETLQYPVMTKGGACADLGLKTFLQELKGISNAEKRLILATSRQSIVELQDRACPYVTNLSVENLNAGESANFLKLLGVQGATWQLVGLAKLLGGHALALSLLAGAFVNGYAQDLNTMSTQLPALFADEEWGGQALRVLRFYDENCWESTAPERVFLQVLSLFDRPMQAAERDILFRQAKLTQISPALSVTEWEHVLQQLVKLGLLYPSQVNQWDTHPVIRAYFREQLRSQRLDLWEQAHHVLFQYFQNMTDESAPSFSALEPLYRAVAHGCMAGEYQTAMQVYTDKILREEAYYSINIFGSFSADLALLSYFYAQDEQSQVNSWTTPHVALSERGQAFLLAQTAFLLTALGRLEEALEPLQAAATLKQSQADWHNAALSVINRVDLLMSLGKLYEAETVAQQAIDWAEQGKKLSSQMQSHAKLAAVLHQLGDLEYSLSVFVQAEQLQQTDQPQHSYLYSLAGMQYCSLLLDMSQDERSRAAILARGQAILTLAETELGVNSIAFAQLNMGRIWTTMQNPIEGLACLNKALQSFRQSELFLFIPDALLARAVLYRQLGDVARAQKDINEVLEIIQRTNMRLYEVKARLLQANLLFDVQRKKRAVAGVEDITNKVEKLYQRTVRLIYHFNHGLHIADLSLLNARIAHYSKRQIDAKDNLELARQRIVSIGQWQLMQTWENIRLEIESS, encoded by the coding sequence ATGCAACAAATTGTTAGCCTTGATAATTTACCGAAACTGTCTCAGCCATTTATTGGGCGTAGGGTTTTATTAGCAGATATTGACGCGGCATTCTTTAGCCAAACAGTTTCTATGGTGACATTAACCGCTGCGGCTGGGGTTGGTAAGTCAATGTTATTGCGTGCATGGCTTGATGCTATTGCACCGCAATATCAAAATGTTAATGCTGTTTTTGGTTGGTCATTCTATGGTCAAGGAAATGATTATCCACAATTTTCATCTAGTTTATTTTTTGAACAAGCCTTGCATTTTTTTGGGCATCAAGCAGAAATACCACGACAAGATGATGTAAAAGCAAAACGTCTCGTTGAGTTATTGCGAGAGCAATCGTTTATTTTGTTGTTAGATGGCTTAGAAACCTTGCAATACCCTGTGATGACAAAAGGGGGGGCTTGTGCTGATTTAGGGTTAAAAACTTTTTTGCAGGAGTTAAAAGGGATAAGTAATGCGGAGAAGCGTTTAATTTTAGCGACATCGCGTCAATCTATTGTAGAGCTACAGGATAGAGCCTGCCCGTATGTTACTAATTTGAGTGTAGAAAATTTAAATGCGGGTGAAAGTGCCAATTTTTTAAAATTATTAGGTGTGCAGGGTGCAACTTGGCAGTTAGTGGGGTTAGCCAAATTATTGGGGGGGCACGCCTTAGCCCTGAGTTTATTGGCGGGTGCATTTGTGAATGGTTATGCACAAGATTTAAATACGATGTCAACCCAATTACCCGCTTTATTCGCCGATGAAGAGTGGGGGGGGCAAGCATTACGTGTTTTACGCTTTTATGATGAGAATTGTTGGGAGTCAACCGCACCCGAGCGGGTATTTTTACAGGTTTTAAGTTTATTTGACCGTCCTATGCAGGCAGCAGAGCGCGATATTTTATTTCGTCAGGCAAAATTAACGCAAATAAGCCCTGCCTTATCCGTCACGGAGTGGGAGCATGTTTTACAACAACTGGTTAAGTTAGGTTTATTGTATCCATCGCAAGTCAATCAATGGGATACTCATCCTGTCATTCGTGCTTATTTCCGTGAACAGTTGCGTAGCCAACGTTTAGATTTATGGGAGCAAGCGCATCATGTGTTATTTCAATATTTTCAGAATATGACGGATGAGTCTGCCCCTTCTTTTAGTGCCTTAGAGCCGTTATATCGTGCGGTTGCACATGGTTGTATGGCAGGCGAATATCAAACGGCAATGCAGGTTTATACCGATAAAATTTTGCGTGAAGAAGCCTATTACAGCATTAATATCTTTGGTTCTTTTTCCGCAGATTTAGCTTTGTTATCGTATTTTTATGCCCAAGATGAGCAAAGTCAGGTGAATTCTTGGACAACACCACATGTGGCATTATCTGAGCGTGGACAAGCGTTTTTATTAGCACAAACCGCTTTTTTGCTCACGGCTTTAGGGCGATTAGAAGAGGCGTTAGAGCCTTTGCAAGCGGCAGCAACTTTAAAACAATCGCAAGCCGATTGGCATAATGCTGCTTTGAGTGTGATTAATCGGGTTGATTTACTCATGAGTTTGGGTAAATTGTATGAAGCCGAAACTGTTGCACAACAAGCCATTGATTGGGCTGAACAAGGTAAAAAATTATCGAGTCAAATGCAAAGCCATGCAAAGTTAGCGGCTGTTTTGCATCAGTTGGGGGATTTGGAATATAGCTTGAGTGTATTTGTGCAAGCGGAGCAGTTACAACAGACTGACCAACCACAGCATTCTTATTTATATTCATTAGCAGGGATGCAGTATTGCAGTTTGTTGTTGGACATGTCACAGGATGAAAGGTCACGCGCCGCCATTTTAGCGCGTGGGCAAGCGATTTTAACCTTAGCCGAAACGGAGTTAGGCGTAAACAGTATCGCGTTTGCACAGTTAAATATGGGACGTATTTGGACGACGATGCAAAACCCAATAGAAGGGCTTGCTTGTTTAAATAAAGCCTTGCAGAGCTTTCGCCAAAGTGAATTATTTTTATTTATCCCTGATGCCTTGTTAGCACGTGCCGTGTTATATCGGCAATTAGGCGATGTGGCGCGGGCGCAAAAAGATATTAATGAAGTATTAGAAATTATTCAGCGTACAAATATGCGTTTGTATGAAGTCAAAGCCCGTTTATTACAAGCTAATCTTTTATTTGATGTACAACGGAAAAAACGCGCGGTTGCAGGGGTAGAAGATATTACCAACAAGGTTGAAAAACTGTATCAGCGAACAGTACGTTTAATTTATCATTTTAATCATGGCTTGCATATCGCTGATTTATCGCTATTAAATGCACGGATTGCCCATTATAGTAAACGTCAAATTGATGCAAAAGATAATTTAGAATTAGCACGGCAACGGATTGTTTCTATAGGTCAATGGCAGTTAATGCAAACGTGGGAAAATATTCGCTTAGAAATAGAAAGTAGCTAA
- a CDS encoding AEC family transporter, translating to MLIRVFTILFPVFAIIAIGYFYARRHPVDMSIANRINLEVFTPCLLFSILADKSFNLNEYYQLAIVALLLVLGSGILMLPIVYWLKLNAKTFIPSMMFANTGNMGLPVAYFAFGQDIMPAAVVLFIVSNALHFTVGSYIMNHHTNWWSILKKPMILATLSGIILSFFKISVPPLLLEPLKMLGQISVPLMLFALGVRLINVNLADWEIGLRGAIWCPLSGVLVLAAALPFLTFTPEQTGLVLIYAMLPPAVMNYMIAEQYQQEPQKVASIVMLGNLMSFVTMPLALLLALPAS from the coding sequence ATGCTAATCCGTGTTTTTACTATTTTATTTCCTGTATTTGCGATTATTGCAATTGGCTATTTCTATGCTCGTCGTCATCCTGTTGACATGAGTATTGCCAATCGAATTAATTTAGAAGTGTTTACCCCTTGTTTACTGTTCAGTATTCTTGCCGATAAATCCTTTAATCTGAATGAATATTATCAACTCGCAATTGTTGCATTACTGTTAGTATTAGGCAGTGGCATTTTAATGTTACCTATTGTTTATTGGTTAAAATTAAATGCAAAAACCTTTATTCCATCGATGATGTTTGCTAATACAGGCAATATGGGCTTACCCGTTGCCTATTTCGCGTTTGGACAAGACATTATGCCCGCTGCGGTTGTTTTATTTATTGTCAGTAACGCGCTACATTTTACCGTCGGCTCATACATCATGAACCATCATACAAATTGGTGGAGCATTCTAAAAAAACCTATGATTTTAGCGACGTTAAGCGGTATCATATTGAGCTTTTTTAAAATATCAGTTCCGCCTTTATTGTTAGAACCGTTAAAAATGTTGGGACAGATTTCAGTGCCTTTAATGCTGTTCGCGTTGGGTGTTCGCTTGATTAACGTCAATCTTGCAGACTGGGAAATTGGGTTGCGCGGCGCAATTTGGTGTCCTTTATCAGGTGTATTGGTTTTAGCCGCAGCATTACCATTTTTAACCTTTACGCCAGAACAAACAGGACTTGTGCTGATTTATGCGATGTTGCCACCTGCAGTTATGAATTATATGATTGCTGAACAATATCAACAAGAACCACAAAAAGTCGCTTCTATTGTTATGTTAGGAAACTTAATGAGTTTTGTCACAATGCCCTTAGCATTACTCTTAGCTTTGCCAGCATCATAA